In one Carassius carassius chromosome 14, fCarCar2.1, whole genome shotgun sequence genomic region, the following are encoded:
- the fam83b gene encoding protein FAM83B produces MESDFSLLSSSKGEFKAEDYIQPHYKEAYRLAIDCLVKEGEASYQNFIKEEGICSFLSEEEINHITESSVQPPTSNHSEEQDCTQDDTSSTGTYWPTHSDTDPPNLDLGWPEVPHRRLETKIDLLFHPPKQNSPTIKEVIRKQIQDARQVIAIAMDVFTDVDIFKEMVDASVRGVSVYILLDHNHFKSFLNMIEKQDIQIQKLRNMRIRTVKGQEYCCKSGVKFHGGMGQKFILVDCQKVFFGSYSFMWSYEKINLSMVQVITGQLVETYDEEFRTLYARSTVPAQFQIAGVNQCETKPNGIVDGFLIHSSKPFERKDHLRHTLDAVYRQACERRSGFSALREVEERPLVTPHARLLQDTSEFYKRHSYAGERQEPVYLPKLANHGSSNWNVAAESNRYGGFSNNVDNQYESYVINPKFRGLNMRQSYHGHDKQILNMRQNLPSLASTSKSFLRTWRIESYLNNSNDTPYDENYDYLDQFEENKMAPPQHSRIRSSVVFTSTIPEQPETNSYSNNSASSNHNPARIQSNAHMYSSTQWSQTAQHDDYLLKKRSLQILENSGSNMTNSSGRDAIYASLNRAKNRFANKEHDYQQDDRYKRHSLADPRSKTYNSNFIEPSSYMYASLPRKQKVCDVSANVNPRNGAYTQNFKEDQRSISHHDFKKAGESKTTSGNIWQEPPSRTVSATLLDTEDTQPLKTNSTSSQHFLKRSTKKIKSLLNIPQKGDSSPKGKNSESLKMGSSTDTILSDYDDTTEDKKHQGSTANSTKSIESSRLKRANGNIPGAENQSPGLAGEASTPRFSTEELHPSHTPASAETSKTQEQSMVISQNEKTDSTLTRSDLVSKQQVSVNRLYSRFEPLCSFESRRPTAGQPAYVPQQSHVSEKTRNSVFLRRQPMNDHSSYTNQQAQGHDNKIGRFIQRVGNLIHKNKY; encoded by the exons ATGGAATCCGATTTTTCACTGCTGTCCTCCTCAAAGGGAGAGTTCAAGGCAGAAGATTACATACAGCCACATTACAAGGAAGCATATCGTTTAGCCATCGACTGCCTGGTTAAAGAGGGAGAAGCTTCTTATCAAAATTTCATTAAAGAGGAAGGCATATGCAGTTTCCTCTCTGAAGAGGAAATCAACCATATTACAGAGAGCTCTGTGCAGCCTCCCACCAGCAACCACTCAGAGGAACAGGACTGTACACAGGATGATACGTCCTCCACAGGCACATACTGGCCCACTCACTCCGACACTGACCCGCCAAACCTGGATTTAGGCTGGCCAGAGGTCCCGCACAGAAGACTCGAGACCAAGATAGACCTGCTGTTCCACCCGCCGAAGCAAAACAGCCCCACTATCAAGGAAGTGATCCGCAAACAAATACAGGATGCCAGGCAG GTCATAGCAATTGCAATGGATGTTTTCACTGATGTAGACATCTTTAAAGAAATGGTGGATGCCTCAGTCAGAGGTGTTTCTGTCTACATTCTCCTCGACCACAATCACTTCAAAAGCTTTCTCAATATGATAGAGAAACAAGACATCCAAATCCAAAAACTCAGG AATATGAGGATACGCACAGTGAAAGGCCAGGAATATTGTTGCAAATCTGGGGTAAAGTTTCATGGAGGAATGGGGCAGAAATTTATTCTGGTAGACTGCCAAAAGGTATTTTTTGGATCATACAG CTTCATGTGGTCTTACGAGAAGATCAACCTCAGCATGGTTCAAGTTATAACAGGCCAATTAGTGGAGACTTATGATGAGGAATTTCGAACGCTGTATGCTCGATCGACAGTCCCAGCTCAGTTTCAGATTGCAGGTGTGAACCAGTGTGAGACAAAGCCCAATGGTATAGTGGATGGATTTCTGATTCATTCCAGCAAGCCCTTTGAAAGAAAAGATCATTTGAGGCACACGCTTGACGCTGTTTACCGGCAAGCCTGTGAAAGAAGATCAGGATTCTCGGCACTGAGAGAGGTTGAAGAAAGACCACTTGTTACACCCCATGCTCGACTCCTTCAAGACACATCAGAGTTTTACAAAAGACACAGTTACGCAGGAGAACGGCAGGAGCCTGTGTATCTGCCAAAACTGGCCAATCATGGCTCTAGTAATTGGAACGTGGCAGCAGAGAGCAACCGTTATGGCGGTTTCTCCAACAATGTGGACAACCAGTATGAAAGTTACGTCATCAACCCGAAGTTCAGAGGCTTAAACATGCGCCAGTCTTACCATGGCCATGACAAACAAATTCTCAACATGAGGCAAAACCTGCCCAGTTTAGCAAGTACTTCCAAGTCCTTCCTTCGGACATGGAGGATAGAGTCTTACCTTAACAACAGCAACGACACCCCTTACGATGAGAACTACGATTATCTGGACCAATTTGAGGAGAATAAAATGGCTCCTCCACAACACTCTCGCATCAGGTCATCGGTTGTTTTCACGTCTACTATACCGGAACAACCAGAGACAAATAGCTACTCCAATAATTCAGCATCCTCCAACCATAATCCGGCACGAATACAGTCAAACGCTCACATGTATTCCTCAACCCAGTGGAGTCAGACAGCCCAGCACGATGACTACTTGCTGAAGAAGCGCAGTTTACAGATTTTAGAAAACTCAGGAAGTAACATGACCAATAGCTCTGGAAGGGATGCAATATACGCAAGTTTAAACAGGGCCAAAAATCGATTTGCAAACAAGGAGCATGACTACCAGCAAGATGACAGATACAAAAGACACAGCTTGGCCGATCCCAGGTCCAAGACATATAACAGTAACTTTATTGAGCCCTCTAGTTACATGTATGCATCTTTACCTAGAAAACAGAAAGTCTGCGATGTGTCCGCAAATGTGAATCCCAGAAATGGAGCGTACACACAAAATTTCAAAGAGGACCAGAGGTCCATCTCTCATCATGATTTCAAAAAGGCAGGTGAGAGCAAAACAACCTCAGGAAACATATGGCAAGAGCCTCCCTCAAGAACTGTGTCAGCAACGCTTCTGGACACGGAGGACACTCAGCCTTTGAAAACTAACAGCACATCATCGCAGCACTTCTTGAAAAGAAGCACCAAGAAAATAAAATCCCTTCTTAACATCCCACAAAAGGGGGACAGCTCACCAAAAGGAAAGAACTCAGAAAGTCTTAAAATGGGAAGCAGCACAGATACGATTCTCTCAGATTATGATGACACCACGGAAGACAAGAAACACCAGGGTAGCACTGCCAATTCCACCAAGTCCATTGAGAGCAGCAGACTGAAGCGAGCTAATGGGAATATCCCTGGAGCTGAGAATCAATCTCCTGGCCTGGCGGGAGAGGCATCTACGCCTCGGTTTAGCACCGAAGAGCTTCATCCCTCTCACACCCCTGCAAGTGCAGAGACCTCCAAAACACAGGAACAATCCATGGTCATTTCTCAGAATGAGAAGACAGACTCGACACTAACCAGATCAGATCTGGTGTCAAAGCAGCAAGTATCCGTAAACAGGCTGTATAGCAGATTTGAGCCACTTTGCTCATTTGAAAGCAGGCGTCCCACAGCAGGCCAGCCTGCTTATGTACCCCAACAGAGTCATGTAAGCGAGAAAACAAGGAATTCTGTCTTTTTAAGAAGACAGCCCATGAATGATCATAGCAGTTATACAAACCAGCAGGCACAGGGACATGACAATAAAATTGGCCGTTTCATTCAAAGGGTAGGAAATTTAATACACAAGAATAAATACTAA